In Chryseobacterium sp. C-71, the genomic window TAAACGCTTAATTCCGAATTGCGAAAAAATGAAATCTAAAATTTCAAATATTGATTTTTCATTAATATTATTCCAGTTTCCTTGTGTTAAAAGTCCCGAAATTTTGCAATAAATGTTATGATTTTTGGCAAGTTCGGAAATGTTGGATTTCCATTCTTTTAAATCATTAGTTTTCAAATCCGGTTTTCCGCAATGATCCAGAATAAAGGGTTGATCGGGCAATTTTTCCGAAAGTTTTACGGCATCCAAAAGCTGATCCTGTCTTAACAAAATATCGTAAGTATAATTATATTTGTGAAGTGCAGAGATTCCGTTGAGTACATTTTTTTGCAGTAAAAAACCGATTTCTTCTCCTTCAGCGATATGTCTGAAACCTTTAATCAACTTTTCAAATTGATAATTTTGAAGTGACTGTTCAAGTTTATCAGAAGTTAAAGTTAAATCAATCCAACCGACAACACCTTTAATAAAAGGATTTTCTTTAGCTAAATTCACCAAAAAATCCGTCTCCTCATCACTTTGACTCGCCTGAACTGCAACACAGCCATCAATCCGATTTTCATTTAAATAGAACGAAAAATCTTCCGGCAAAAAGTCTTTCTGGATCGCTGCCATTTCATTCGAAATCCATGCATCCCGAACCGGATCAAACTTCCAAAAATGAACGTGAGAATCAATAATCATATCTAATTATTTTTTTTCTAAAATGTAATTTATAAAGAAAATATTTTGTCCATCAACCGCCACTTTTCTCCAGCTTTCGAATTGGGCAACTGTTGTTGAAATTTCCACATCAATTCTTCCCATTCCTGAACTCTCGGATTTTTTTGATCCAAATCATTTTTAGCCTCAAAAGAAAAACTGTCCTCAGCTTCAATAATCATAAACAACCGATTTTGAACACTGTAAATCTCCATATTTATAATTCCGGAATCCAAAATACTTTTCCGAACTTCAGGCCAGATATTTTGATGATAATTTTCGTATTCCGCAATCAATTCAGGATTATCAATCAAGTCAAGAGCAAGACAGAATTTTTTCATTCGTCGTAAGCTTTCACTTTTTGGACACTGCTCCCCAAACCATCAATTCCCAATTCCACCACGTCGCCGGATTTCAGATACCAGGGCTCAGGTTTTTGTCCCAAACCAACACCCGCAGGCGTTCCTGTACTGATGATATCACCCGGAAGCAAAGTCATAAACTGACTGATGTAGCTCACAATAAACGGTACATTAAAAATAAGATTTGAAGTGTTCCCATCCTGCAGAATTTCCCCGTTCACCTTCAGCCACAAACGCAGATTATGAACATCCTCAATCTCATCAGGCGTTGCAATAAACGGTCCGATCGGCGCAAAAGTATCGCAGCTTTTCCCTTTTACCCATTGTCCGTTTCTTTCCAGTTGAAAGGCTCTTTCACTATAATCGTTGTGCAAAACATAGCCGGCAACGTGCTCAAGGGCATTTTCCTCAGAAACATAACTCGCTTTTTTTCCGATCACGATGGCCAACTCAACTTCCCAGTCGGTTTTGGTGCTCGTTTTTGGAATGATTAAATCATCATTTGGGCCCACAATCGCAGAAGTCGCCTTAAAAAACAAAATCGGCTCCTGCGGAATCGGCGCGTTGGTTTCAGCGGCATGATCTTTATAATTCAATCCCACACAGATAATTTTTGAAGGTCTTGCCAAAGGAGCTCCCAGTCTTTCGTTAGCAGAAATTTCAGGCAAATTATGGGTGTGTATTTCAGATTTTAAATTTTCTATGGCTTCACCGGAAAAAAAGTTCTCATCATAATCTTTTACCAGATGAGAAACATCGTATCTTTTATCGTCAATAATAACTCCTGGTTTTTCCTGTCCCGGCTGTCCGAATTTTATTAATTTCATATTATTTTTATATTTTTTAAAAGCCAAATTATTATTTGAAGCTAATCCCGCTATCCACTATATCTTTTTTGTCATTGCGATCAACGTGATCAATTGTTTTACTTTTTTGCCATCGCAATGACAAAAAAGGATGCCGTTCCTATCGGGGCTAGGGTAGTTTTTCCTCCTTTCAAATTTGTATAAAACTACAAAATTTAGTTGTTCAAAGTTGTAAAACCACCGTCAATTGGATAGTCCACACCAGTAATAAATGAAGCTTCGTCACTGCATAAATACAATGCCAAGGAAGCGACTTCCTCAGGCTGAGCCATCCTTCCGATAGGTTGAGTTTTCGATAATTTGACAAACATTTCTTCGATATTATCGGGATAATTATTCTTTAAGAATCCATCCACAAAAGGCGTATGCACTCTTGCCGGAGATATCGAATTGCAACGGATATTTTCACTGATATAATCTTTGGCAACACTCATCGTCATTGCTTTCACCGCACCTTTTGCCGTACTGTAAGCAAACCGGTCAGGAATTCCCACCAACGCAGCAATGGAAGCCATATTGATAATCACTCCGCCACCTGATTTTCTAATCTGCGGAATCGCTGCGAACAGACAGTTATAAACCCCTTTAATATTGACATTGTAAAGTCTGTCAAAATCTTCTTCCGAAGTCGTATCTGCCTTTCCGATGTGTGCAATTCCGGCATTATTGACAAGAATATTTACTGCTCCAATCTGCCCGAAAACTTCCAAAACATCCTTCTGTTTTGAGACATCACAGGCATAAACTTTAGCATTTCCTCCCGCAGACTTAATTTTCCCAAGCGTTTCCTGTCCGTTTTGTTCTGTAATTTCAAGGATATGAACTTCCGCGCCATTAGCTGCCAACTGAACCGCAATAGCCTGCCCAATCCCGCTTCCTCCGCCTGTCACAACGGCTTTTTTATTTTTTAATGAAAACATTTATATATTTTTATTTACAATTTTACTAATAACTTTTAGCTTTGATGATATTGTTTGTATAAACCACCCCGTCAAAAAATCGAAGATTTTTCGCCACCCTCCAAAGGAGGGGAATTTTTACTTGGCTCTTTTTTCTTTTAACTTGGCTCTTCCTATAAACTTACCCCTCTTTTCCAAGGAATAAAATCATCCTGATTCAATGCTACAGCTTTAGTAATGATATTTCCGCTGGCAACGTCGATACAGAAATCCAAAATATCTTCACCCATCTGTTGAATGGTTTTTTCGCCACGCACAACCGCACCAGTATCAATATCAATAATATCTGACATTTTTGTTGCTAAAACAGTATTGGTAGCCACTTTGATGACAGGGCAAACCGGATTTCCTGTAGGTGTACCAAGACCTGTTGTAAACAGAATTAAAGTTGCGCCTGAAGCAGCTTTTCCCGTGGTAGCTTCCACATCATTTCCCGGTGTGCAGACAAGGCTTAATCCTGGTTTTGTTGCAGGTTCTGTATAATCTAAAACATCTACAACAGGGGCGGAACCTCCTTTCTTTGCGGCGCCTGCGGATTTTATGGCATCTGTGATTAATCCGTCTTTAATATTTCCTGGTGACGGATTCATATAAAATCCTGAACCGACTGCATGAGCAAGTTCATCATATTCCGTCATTAACTTGATGAATTTTTCTGCGGTTGGTTTATCTACAGCACGATCAATTAATTCCTGTTCGACACCACACAATTCCGGGAATTCTGCCAGTAAAACTTTAGCTCCCAAAACTGAAAGAATATCGGCGAGATGTCCTACAGCCGGATTGGCTGAAATACCACTAAATCCATCGCTTCCTCCACATTTTACACCGACACAAAGTTTGCTTATCGGTGCATCTTCACGTTCAATTTTATTAATTTCTAAGAGTCCTTTCAGGGTTTCAAAAATAGCGTTCTTGATCATTGTTTCTTCACTTACCTCTTTTTGCTGTTCAAAAACGAGTAAAGGTTTATCAAAATCAGGATTCCGATTGTATAAATCTCTTCTAAAATTATCAATTTGAAGATGCTGACAACCCAGACTCAACAAAGTAACTCCAGCCACATTGGGATGGTCGGCATAAGCAGCCAACAGTTTACTCAAAGAATCCGAATCCTGTCTTGTTCCGCCGCAGCCGCCGGTGTGATTGAGAAATTTAATTCCATCCACATTCTTAAAAACTCGTTTTTGTGTGGGAATATTGGATGGCGAAAAATCAATTTCATCCAAGTTTTCTCCCTTAGAAATGGCTTCCACTAATTGATGCGTGTAATCTTTATATTTCGCATCGACCGCATATCCCAAATTGTCGTAGAGGGATTCTTTAATGATATCCAAATTTCGGTTTTCGCAAAAAACGGTAGGGATAA contains:
- a CDS encoding amidohydrolase, yielding MIIDSHVHFWKFDPVRDAWISNEMAAIQKDFLPEDFSFYLNENRIDGCVAVQASQSDEETDFLVNLAKENPFIKGVVGWIDLTLTSDKLEQSLQNYQFEKLIKGFRHIAEGEEIGFLLQKNVLNGISALHKYNYTYDILLRQDQLLDAVKLSEKLPDQPFILDHCGKPDLKTNDLKEWKSNISELAKNHNIYCKISGLLTQGNWNNINEKSIFEILDFIFSQFGIKRLVFGSDWPVILLGGNYALWVELISKYVSQFSKEEQELFFSGNAVKFYKL
- a CDS encoding L-rhamnose mutarotase, with amino-acid sequence MKKFCLALDLIDNPELIAEYENYHQNIWPEVRKSILDSGIINMEIYSVQNRLFMIIEAEDSFSFEAKNDLDQKNPRVQEWEELMWKFQQQLPNSKAGEKWRLMDKIFSL
- a CDS encoding fumarylacetoacetate hydrolase family protein, with product MKLIKFGQPGQEKPGVIIDDKRYDVSHLVKDYDENFFSGEAIENLKSEIHTHNLPEISANERLGAPLARPSKIICVGLNYKDHAAETNAPIPQEPILFFKATSAIVGPNDDLIIPKTSTKTDWEVELAIVIGKKASYVSEENALEHVAGYVLHNDYSERAFQLERNGQWVKGKSCDTFAPIGPFIATPDEIEDVHNLRLWLKVNGEILQDGNTSNLIFNVPFIVSYISQFMTLLPGDIISTGTPAGVGLGQKPEPWYLKSGDVVELGIDGLGSSVQKVKAYDE
- a CDS encoding SDR family NAD(P)-dependent oxidoreductase, whose protein sequence is MFSLKNKKAVVTGGGSGIGQAIAVQLAANGAEVHILEITEQNGQETLGKIKSAGGNAKVYACDVSKQKDVLEVFGQIGAVNILVNNAGIAHIGKADTTSEEDFDRLYNVNIKGVYNCLFAAIPQIRKSGGGVIINMASIAALVGIPDRFAYSTAKGAVKAMTMSVAKDYISENIRCNSISPARVHTPFVDGFLKNNYPDNIEEMFVKLSKTQPIGRMAQPEEVASLALYLCSDEASFITGVDYPIDGGFTTLNN
- a CDS encoding UxaA family hydrolase, with the protein product MSKLILKINQKDNVLVALQDIPAETEIIFEGVTYTTLEAIPAKHKFFINDMKQGDEIFMYGVLVGKVQYDLAAGTRMTTDNTKHAAEPCYYRDVDYDWTKPDVSKFLHKTFKGYHRSNGDVGTANYWLFIPTVFCENRNLDIIKESLYDNLGYAVDAKYKDYTHQLVEAISKGENLDEIDFSPSNIPTQKRVFKNVDGIKFLNHTGGCGGTRQDSDSLSKLLAAYADHPNVAGVTLLSLGCQHLQIDNFRRDLYNRNPDFDKPLLVFEQQKEVSEETMIKNAIFETLKGLLEINKIEREDAPISKLCVGVKCGGSDGFSGISANPAVGHLADILSVLGAKVLLAEFPELCGVEQELIDRAVDKPTAEKFIKLMTEYDELAHAVGSGFYMNPSPGNIKDGLITDAIKSAGAAKKGGSAPVVDVLDYTEPATKPGLSLVCTPGNDVEATTGKAASGATLILFTTGLGTPTGNPVCPVIKVATNTVLATKMSDIIDIDTGAVVRGEKTIQQMGEDILDFCIDVASGNIITKAVALNQDDFIPWKRGVSL